GATTCTCATGGTCTTCCTCTTATGATCTTTACATGACTCTAGCAATTCTTAGCCTCATGTTTTCATACAGAAGCCAAAGCCATTATGTATACAACCTTTAAAAgcaagtatatattaaaaaacatcaaacttgaaatttgtttcatttcagttttaaTCTACATGCTAATATATTGATTGAGTAGTATAGAAAAACATATACATCTCAATCATCAAGATATCAATCTAATAGTTGGtaattacatttaaaacattCATATTGATGAAGGTTAGGTCTACATACATTAAAACCCAGTTACGTTTTTAACACTTTTAGAGAATCTATGTATATCCTTGAATCATTCATTTAACATCTGAAGTTTTTCCTAAAGCTGTAGATAACACTATAATCCAATAATCCAGATTTCATGAATATAGTTAATATACTGCATGATTATTTCAAACTTCTTGATAAATTTCTTTTGTAAGCATCATTTAAACATGTATTGACATGTAGCTTAATATTTATAGGCTGAAGTTATATCCATTGAAATTTGATATATTTGAATttataacttaattttattttattttatttatttatttatttttttgacaggAAATAGCATTTATTGGTGAGCGTGATTAAGGAGGGGACAGCACTGATGCTCATGAGTGCAGGGCCCGCCATTTGTCCAGAGGACCACGATTAGGGATGTATTTGACCCCACAGCCGTCTGGGATGAGTCGCTTTTCTGCCACCATGTTCTCAAATTCATCCGCGTTGAACTTGGTAAATCCCCACTTCTTAGAGATGTGGATCTTCTGGCGGCCAAGGAACTTGAACTTGGCCCGGCGGAGGGCTTCAATCACATGTTCCTTGTTCTGCAGCTTGGTGCGGATGGACATTATGACCTGGCCAATGTGGACCCTGGCCACTGTGCCCTGGGGCTTTCCAAAGGCACCGCGCATACCTGTCTGGAGTCTATCAGCTCCAGCGCAAGACAACATCTTGTTGATACGGATGACATGGAAGGGGTGGAGCCGCACTCGGATGTGAAAACCATCTTTGCCACAACTTTTCACCATGTACTTGTTGGCACAAATACGGGCAGCCTCCAGGGCTTCAGAGGAGAGCTGCTCATACTCATCTGACACCATGTGGCCACAGAGTGGGAACTCATCCACTTTGGCCTTCTTACGCCCCAAGTCGAAGATGCGAATCTTAGCATCAGGGACACCTCGGCAGAAGCGAGACTTTGGGTACGGCTTGTTCTTACAATACCGGTAACACCGGGCGGGGCGGCGGCTCATGGCGACACCAGGATCTTCAGTGGCGTGCCAAAGGGAAAGAGCtataacttaattttaaaaagcagcttttTTTGATAGGTTTGGATATATACATCACAACACTAGGGCTTCAATTTGAACATTTAATctataatttataaacatttataaatat
The DNA window shown above is from Bos indicus isolate NIAB-ARS_2022 breed Sahiwal x Tharparkar chromosome 1, NIAB-ARS_B.indTharparkar_mat_pri_1.0, whole genome shotgun sequence and carries:
- the LOC109569889 gene encoding large ribosomal subunit protein uL16-like; the encoded protein is MSRRPARCYRYCKNKPYPKSRFCRGVPDAKIRIFDLGRKKAKVDEFPLCGHMVSDEYEQLSSEALEAARICANKYMVKSCGKDGFHIRVRLHPFHVIRINKMLSCAGADRLQTGMRGAFGKPQGTVARVHIGQVIMSIRTKLQNKEHVIEALRRAKFKFLGRQKIHISKKWGFTKFNADEFENMVAEKRLIPDGCGVKYIPNRGPLDKWRALHS